In the genome of Poecilia reticulata strain Guanapo linkage group LG16, Guppy_female_1.0+MT, whole genome shotgun sequence, one region contains:
- the derl1 gene encoding derlin-1, translating into MSDIGDWFRSIPLITRYWFAASIAVPFIGKLGLIDFRNLMLFPELVFSRFQLWRPVTATLYFPITPNTGFLYMVNLYFLYHYSTRLETGAFDGRPADYVFMLLFNWICIVITGLLMDMRLLMIPLIMSVLYVWAQFNSEMIVSFWFGTRFKAHYLPWVILVFNFIIGGSFVNELTGNLVGHLYFFLMFKYPMDLGGRSFLSTPEFLYRFFPNTRGGVSGFGVPPTRRPVPQEPPAAGRGGGRHNWGQGFRLGGE; encoded by the exons ATGTCAGACATCGGGGACTGGTTCCGAAGCATCCCTTTGATCACCCGGTATTGGTTTGCTGCTTCGATTGCTGTTCCCTTTATCGGTAAACTaggattgattgattttaggaACCTTATGCTGTTTCCAGAGCTGGTCTTTAGCAGATTTCAG ctctgGAGGCCGGTGACAGCCACCCTTTACTTCCCCATCACCCCAAACACTGGCTTCCTCTACATGGTCAATCTTTATTTCCTCTACCATTACTCCACTCGGCTGGAAACAG GAGCGTTTGATGGCCGGCCTGCAGACTATGTTTTCATGCTCCTTTTCAACTGGATCTGCATTGTT ATAACCGGGCTGCTGATGGACATGCGG CTGCTGATGATCCCACTGATCATGTCGGTGCTGTACGTCTGGGCTCAGTTCAACAGCGAGATGATCGTGTCTTTCTGGTTTGGAACTCGCTTCAAG GCACATTACCTACCTTGGGTCATCCTGGTCTTCAACTTTATCATCGGAGGATC ATTTGTGAATGAGCTGACGGGCAATCTGGTCGGCCACCTCTACTTTTTCCTCATGTTCAAATACCCCATGGACCTGGGCGGACGCTCCTTCCTCTCCACGCCCGAGTTCTT GTATCGGTTCTTCCCTAACACGCGAGGAGGAGTGTCGGGGTTTGGAGTTCCTCCGACCAGGAGGCCGGTTCCCCAGGAGCCGCCAGCGGCAGGCAGGGGAGGAGGCCGTCACAACTGGGGACAAGGCTTTCGCCTCGGAGGAGAATGA